The following are from one region of the Juglans regia cultivar Chandler chromosome 10, Walnut 2.0, whole genome shotgun sequence genome:
- the LOC109001571 gene encoding uncharacterized protein LOC109001571 isoform X2, translating into MSMDKVSSDCPYPGCFFCVMKEGNPSKRRASILKFFRELPSQDDDGQVLPISGLWNTAMAHPNDPEFIELGIFECMAELIWKGLKNRRWLSHDQNIYIPYYAAHVIGSYTMNMEEFAESSVHAGVIPPLVELLRGRLTWVEQRVAVRALGHLATYSSTFSAVASHGEILELSIQLAMSSLEIVYSHFYQYVDRRLSYHCDLLTRGMGGVEMESRKAEEWASQLQCWSLQLINCFAFKPEFLPSVCKPEFLIKLPGMWGGLVNENSPAGIGLLRTICHHKLGRGPVASCPGIIEALCNIARSSDDWQYMAIDCLLWLLQDPSTCHKVIDKAVPALVDLAEISVLGDHKKLGDSILNVLQECIQSQGTGRNSLSNRTKEQIEELLNSRQRLKWEKSMPKEDLHIKQAAALVVKLEGNSLFSSGNISGAALKYSEALALCPVRSKKERVVLYSNRAQCHLLLQQPLAAISDATRALCLHNPLNRHAKSLWRRAQAYDMLGLAKESLLDAILFINECSQSNDPDLSLRQNRVPDYAERLVKKQMRAAWLFREAAIKHGGVHCEGDAGDIYGQDTDDSEWETASESDIGNDGRDDMGADDDDDDGAWKNDDERKDKYDKPSMKDIKHGYNE; encoded by the exons ATGAGCATGGATAAAGTATCATCTGACTGCCCGTACCCAGGATGCTTCTTCTGTGTCATGAAAGAGGGGAATCCGAGCAAGCGCAGAGCAAGTATACTGAAGTTTTTTAGAGAACTTCCTTCGCAGGATGATGATGGTCAGGTTCTCCCAATCAGTGGTCTTTGGAACACTGCTATGGCACATCCAAATGACCCGGAGTTCATTGAGTTGGGAATATTTGAATGCATGGCTGAACTCATATGGAAGGGCCTAAAAAATCGCCGCTGGCTTTCTCATgaccaaaacatatatattcctTATTATGCAGCTCATGTAATTGGATCTTATACCATGAACATGGAAGAATTTGCAGAAAGTtctgttcatgctggagtgatCCCTCCCTTAGTTGAACTTCTGAGAGGTAGGTTGACTTGGGTTGAACAAAGAGTAGCAGTTCGAGCTTTAGGGCACTTGGCTACATATTCCAGCACATTTTCTGCTGTAGCAAGTCATGGTGAGATACTTGAGCTTTCCATTCAACTAGCGATGAGCTCCCTGGAAATAGTTTACTCGCATTTTTACCAATATGTCGATAGAAGGCTAAGCTATCACTGTGATCTGCTTACACGTGGCATGGGTGGTGTTGAAATGGAGTCCAGGAAGGCGGAGGAATGGGCTAGCCAGTTACAGTGTTGGTCCCTTCAGCTCATTAATTGCTTTGCTTTTAAACCTGAGTTTCTTCCTAGTGTATGTAAGCCTGAATTCTTAATAAAGCTACCAGGCATGTGGGGTGGACTTGTTAATGAAAACTCACCTGCGGGTATTGGTTTGTTAAGAACAATCTGTCATCATAAGCTGGGTAGGGGACCTGTTGCTAGCTGTCCTGGCATCATTGAAGCATTGTGCAATATTGCTCGATCATCAGATGATTGGCAATATATGGCTATTGATTGCCTTCTTTGGTTACTACAAGACCCAAGTACATGTCATAAG GTGATCGATAAGGCAGTACCAGCACTTGTAGACCTAGCAGAGATATCAGTTCTAGGTGATCACAAGAAGCTCGGTGATTCCATTTTAAATGTTCTTCAGGAATGCATTCAATCACAAGGGACTGGACGTAACTCTCTCAGCAACCGCACAAAAGAACAGATCGAGGAACTACTAAATTCGAGGCAGAGACTGAAATGGGAAAAAAGCATGCCAAAAGAGGATCTCCATATTAAACAGGCAGCAGCACTAGTGGTCAAGCTTGAAGGGAATTCCCTTTTTTCATCAGGAAATATATCTGGAGCGGCGTTAAAATACTCGGAAGCATTGGCATTGTGCCCAGTGAGATCCAAAAAAGAGAGAGTGGTTTTGTACAGTAATCGAGCTCAGTGTCATCTTCTGTTGCAACAACCCCTGGCTGCCATAAGTGATGCTACACGTGCTCTTTGTCTACACAACCCTCTTAACCGTCATGCCAAAAGTCTGTGGAGAAGAGCTCAGGCATATGACATGCTAGGCTTAGCTAAGGAGAGCTTATTGGATGCCATTTTGTTTATAAATGAATGTTCTCAATCAAATGACCCTGATCTCTCATTAAGGCAAAATAGGGTTCCTGACTATGCTGAGCGATTAGTGAAGAAGCAGATGCGTGCTGCTTGGTTATTTAGGGAGGCAGCTATCAAACATGGGGGTGTCCACTGTGAGGGTGATGCTGGTGACATCTATGGCCAAGATACTGACGATTCTGAGTGGGAGACAGCTAGTGAAAGTGATATAGGAAATGATGGAAGGGACGACATGGGCgccgatgatgatgatgatgacggtGCATGGAAGAATGATGATGAGAGGAAAGATAAATATGACAAGCCTTCGATGAAAG
- the LOC109001571 gene encoding uncharacterized protein LOC109001571 isoform X1, protein MSMDKVSSDCPYPGCFFCVMKEGNPSKRRASILKFFRELPSQDDDGQVLPISGLWNTAMAHPNDPEFIELGIFECMAELIWKGLKNRRWLSHDQNIYIPYYAAHVIGSYTMNMEEFAESSVHAGVIPPLVELLRGRLTWVEQRVAVRALGHLATYSSTFSAVASHGEILELSIQLAMSSLEIVYSHFYQYVDRRLSYHCDLLTRGMGGVEMESRKAEEWASQLQCWSLQLINCFAFKPEFLPSVCKPEFLIKLPGMWGGLVNENSPAGIGLLRTICHHKLGRGPVASCPGIIEALCNIARSSDDWQYMAIDCLLWLLQDPSTCHKVIDKAVPALVDLAEISVLGDHKKLGDSILNVLQECIQSQGTGRNSLSNRTKEQIEELLNSRQRLKWEKSMPKEDLHIKQAAALVVKLEGNSLFSSGNISGAALKYSEALALCPVRSKKERVVLYSNRAQCHLLLQQPLAAISDATRALCLHNPLNRHAKSLWRRAQAYDMLGLAKESLLDAILFINECSQSNDPDLSLRQNRVPDYAERLVKKQMRAAWLFREAAIKHGGVHCEGDAGDIYGQDTDDSEWETASESDIGNDGRDDMGADDDDDDGAWKNDDERKDKYDKPSMKEPCYGTDIKHGYNE, encoded by the exons ATGAGCATGGATAAAGTATCATCTGACTGCCCGTACCCAGGATGCTTCTTCTGTGTCATGAAAGAGGGGAATCCGAGCAAGCGCAGAGCAAGTATACTGAAGTTTTTTAGAGAACTTCCTTCGCAGGATGATGATGGTCAGGTTCTCCCAATCAGTGGTCTTTGGAACACTGCTATGGCACATCCAAATGACCCGGAGTTCATTGAGTTGGGAATATTTGAATGCATGGCTGAACTCATATGGAAGGGCCTAAAAAATCGCCGCTGGCTTTCTCATgaccaaaacatatatattcctTATTATGCAGCTCATGTAATTGGATCTTATACCATGAACATGGAAGAATTTGCAGAAAGTtctgttcatgctggagtgatCCCTCCCTTAGTTGAACTTCTGAGAGGTAGGTTGACTTGGGTTGAACAAAGAGTAGCAGTTCGAGCTTTAGGGCACTTGGCTACATATTCCAGCACATTTTCTGCTGTAGCAAGTCATGGTGAGATACTTGAGCTTTCCATTCAACTAGCGATGAGCTCCCTGGAAATAGTTTACTCGCATTTTTACCAATATGTCGATAGAAGGCTAAGCTATCACTGTGATCTGCTTACACGTGGCATGGGTGGTGTTGAAATGGAGTCCAGGAAGGCGGAGGAATGGGCTAGCCAGTTACAGTGTTGGTCCCTTCAGCTCATTAATTGCTTTGCTTTTAAACCTGAGTTTCTTCCTAGTGTATGTAAGCCTGAATTCTTAATAAAGCTACCAGGCATGTGGGGTGGACTTGTTAATGAAAACTCACCTGCGGGTATTGGTTTGTTAAGAACAATCTGTCATCATAAGCTGGGTAGGGGACCTGTTGCTAGCTGTCCTGGCATCATTGAAGCATTGTGCAATATTGCTCGATCATCAGATGATTGGCAATATATGGCTATTGATTGCCTTCTTTGGTTACTACAAGACCCAAGTACATGTCATAAG GTGATCGATAAGGCAGTACCAGCACTTGTAGACCTAGCAGAGATATCAGTTCTAGGTGATCACAAGAAGCTCGGTGATTCCATTTTAAATGTTCTTCAGGAATGCATTCAATCACAAGGGACTGGACGTAACTCTCTCAGCAACCGCACAAAAGAACAGATCGAGGAACTACTAAATTCGAGGCAGAGACTGAAATGGGAAAAAAGCATGCCAAAAGAGGATCTCCATATTAAACAGGCAGCAGCACTAGTGGTCAAGCTTGAAGGGAATTCCCTTTTTTCATCAGGAAATATATCTGGAGCGGCGTTAAAATACTCGGAAGCATTGGCATTGTGCCCAGTGAGATCCAAAAAAGAGAGAGTGGTTTTGTACAGTAATCGAGCTCAGTGTCATCTTCTGTTGCAACAACCCCTGGCTGCCATAAGTGATGCTACACGTGCTCTTTGTCTACACAACCCTCTTAACCGTCATGCCAAAAGTCTGTGGAGAAGAGCTCAGGCATATGACATGCTAGGCTTAGCTAAGGAGAGCTTATTGGATGCCATTTTGTTTATAAATGAATGTTCTCAATCAAATGACCCTGATCTCTCATTAAGGCAAAATAGGGTTCCTGACTATGCTGAGCGATTAGTGAAGAAGCAGATGCGTGCTGCTTGGTTATTTAGGGAGGCAGCTATCAAACATGGGGGTGTCCACTGTGAGGGTGATGCTGGTGACATCTATGGCCAAGATACTGACGATTCTGAGTGGGAGACAGCTAGTGAAAGTGATATAGGAAATGATGGAAGGGACGACATGGGCgccgatgatgatgatgatgacggtGCATGGAAGAATGATGATGAGAGGAAAGATAAATATGACAAGCCTTCGATGAAAG